A window from Sinanaerobacter sp. ZZT-01 encodes these proteins:
- a CDS encoding stage 0 sporulation family protein codes for MVKVASVRFKTAGKVYYFDPDGLELSKDDHVIVETARGMEYGTLIAEIKEVKEEELVQPLKKIIRLADEKDAEVHVENQKKKERAMKLCQEKVDKHKLVMKLIDVEYTFDNSKIIFYFTADGRVDFRELVKDLAGVFKMRIELRQIGVRDEAKMMGGIGSCGKALCCHSWLPEFEPVSIKMAKVQNLSLNPTKISGICGRLMCCLKFENDVYNELKRGMPDIGERIKTEDGMALVVDCNILENKIKTRLVVEEKSADKPEKLSTDFYFYKKEQIRRVDTKRRKEKDEDIDPSLLAEIKELLED; via the coding sequence ATGGTAAAAGTAGCAAGTGTACGGTTTAAAACAGCCGGTAAAGTATATTATTTTGACCCGGATGGGTTAGAACTCTCTAAGGATGACCATGTTATCGTTGAGACTGCAAGAGGAATGGAATATGGTACTTTAATAGCGGAGATCAAAGAAGTAAAAGAAGAAGAATTGGTTCAACCTCTGAAAAAAATTATTCGTCTTGCTGATGAAAAAGATGCAGAAGTCCATGTGGAAAATCAAAAGAAAAAAGAAAGAGCTATGAAGCTTTGCCAAGAAAAGGTGGACAAGCATAAGCTTGTGATGAAGCTGATTGATGTGGAATATACATTTGATAATAGTAAAATAATATTTTACTTTACTGCGGACGGAAGAGTTGACTTTCGTGAGCTAGTAAAAGATTTAGCCGGTGTGTTTAAGATGCGAATTGAATTAAGACAAATCGGCGTACGTGATGAAGCGAAGATGATGGGAGGAATCGGCAGCTGCGGGAAAGCTCTTTGCTGCCATTCATGGCTTCCGGAATTTGAACCAGTATCTATTAAGATGGCGAAAGTTCAAAACTTGTCCTTGAATCCAACGAAAATTTCAGGCATTTGTGGACGATTGATGTGTTGCTTGAAATTTGAGAATGATGTATACAACGAATTGAAAAGAGGAATGCCGGATATTGGTGAACGCATTAAAACAGAAGATGGTATGGCGCTTGTTGTTGACTGCAATATTTTAGAAAATAAAATTAAAACACGCTTGGTTGTTGAGGAAAAATCTGCGGATAAACCAGAAAAGCTTTCGACAGATTTCTATTTCTACAAAAAAGAACAAATCCGCAGGGTAGATACAAAACGCCGAAAGGAAAAGGATGAAGATATCGATCCATCCTTGTTGGCAGAAATTAAGGAATTGCTAGAGGATTAA